Sequence from the Janthinobacterium lividum genome:
TGCTCCTGTTGTCCGCCGGCCTGCTGGGCAACGCCACCGCTGCCTCTTCTCCTGCCAGCAGCTATTTCCGCTTTCCCGCCGTGCGCGGCGATACCGTGGTGTTTACCGCCGAAGGCGATTTGTGGAAAAGCAGCGTGCGCGGTGGCGCCGCGCAGCGCCTGACCACGCATCCCGGCTATGAAACGAACGCGGCGATTTCGCACGATGGCCAATGGATTGCCTTTTCCGCCGCCTATGAAGGGGCGCAGGAAGCGTATGTGATGCCGCTGGCAGGCGGCTTGCCGCGGCGTATTTCGTATGACAACGGCGGCGTGCTGGTCCTGGGCTGGACGGCGCAGGGCGAGGTACTGGTCAGCACGCAAAACACGGATGGTCCCGCTTCGCGCCGCATCGTCGCTGCCATCGACCCCGTGAAACAGACGCGCCGCGTGTTTCCCGTGGCCGACGCCAACGACGCCGTGCTCGACGATGCGGGCAAGACGCTGTTCTTCACGCGTTTCGGCCTGGCCATGACCAACGACAATGTGCGCAATTACCGGGGCGGCGCGCATGCCACCCTGTGGCGCTATGAGCTGGGCGGCAAGGACGAGGCCGTGCGCATGCATGCGGAACCTGCCGTATTGGCTGGCAACAACAAGCGTCCCATGTGGTGGCAAGGCCGCGTTTACTATATTAGCGACGCGGGCGGCAGCGACAATCTGTGGAGCATGCTGCCGGACGGTTCCGACCGCCGCGCATTGACGACGCACAAGCAATGGGACGTGCGTAATGCTTCCTTGGGCGATGGCAAGATTGTGTATCAATTGGGCGCGGACCTGCAGGTGCTGGACCTGGCGGCAGGGACGGACTCATCGCCATTGCCGATCAGCCTCGTATCCGACTTCGACCAGCAGCGCGCGCGCCAGATCCGCTCGCCGCTGGACACCTTGAGCAATGTGCAGCTGTCCGGCAAGGATGAGCGCATCATCCTGACGGCTCGCGGACGCGTCAGCATCGCCGGCACGGGCAGCATGCGCCGCGTCGATATCGCCATTCCCGAAGGGGCGCGGGCGCGCGACGCCGTCTTTTCCAGCGACGAAAAATCCGTCTTCGCCATCGTCGACACGAGCGGAGAGAATGAAATCTGGAGGTACGCCGCCGATGGCTCGGGCAAGGGCGAGCAGCTGACGACGCAGGGAGATAACCACCGCTGGAAACTGTACCCGTCGCCGGACGGACGCTGGCTGGCCCACACGGACAAGAAGGGCCGCTTCTGGCTGCTGGACCTGGCGACCAGGGGCAACCAGTTGATCGACGACGCGGGCAAGGCGGGCGTGGACAAGCACGACGAAGTGCAATGGTCGCCCGACAGCCGCAACCTGGCCATCGTGCGTGTGGCCAGCAATGAGCAGCGCGAGCAGATCGGCCTGTACAACCTCGCGTCGAAACAGCTGCAGTTCGTCACCAGCGACCGCTATACGTCCGGTTCACCCGTGTTTTCGCCCGACGGGCGATGGTTGTACTTCATGTCGGCGCGCAATTTTCAGCTGGCCAATGGTTCGCCGTGGGGCGACCGCAACATGGGCCCCGTATTCGACAAGCGCATCGGCGTGTATGCGCTGGCGCTGCAGCCGGGCAACCGTTTCCCGTTCCAGCCCGACGATGAACTGAGCCGCCCTGGCGTCAAGCCGGCCGAGACGGACGATGAGAAGGCGGCCGAACTGGCGGCGGAAAAGGCACTGGAAAAGGCCGGCGGCAAGGGCGCAGTGAAAAAGGTAGCGGCTGCGCTGCCGGCCATCGTCAGCCAGGGCCTGGCCGAGCGCCTGTATGAAGTGCCGCTGGCGGCGGGCAATTACAGCGCGCTGGCCGCCGATGACAAGCGCCTGTATTTCCTCGAACGCGACAGCGGCGAGAACAAGTCCAGCCTGAAGACTTTGGCGATTGGCAATACCGGTTCCAAGCCGGAACTGCTGGTGGCCAACGTGCGTGAATTCGACCTGGCGCAGGATAAAAAGCATTTGTACTACCGCACGGCGGCAGCTACGGGACCGGGCGAGATGCTGGTGATCGAGGCGGGCGCCAAGCTGCCGTCCGACCTGTCGAAAGCCAAGGTCAAGGTTGACGACTGGACGTTTGTGTCGAATCCGCGCCTGGAATGGAAGCAGATGTTCAACGATGCCTGGCGCTTGCACCGCGACTTCCTGTACGACGCGAAGATGCGCGGCGTGAACTGGAAGGCGGCGCGCGACAAGTACGCGCCGCTGGTCGAGCGGGTCACGGACCGCGCCGAACTCAATGATTTACTCGGCATGATGGTGGCCGAAGTGGGCGCGCTGCATTCGCAGATCCGTCCCGGCGAATTGCGCCGCACCGAGCAGGAAGGCACGCCTGCGGGCTTGGGCGCCGTGCTGGCGCGGACAAGCGACGGTTATCGGGTCGAGCATGTCTACCGCAGCGAAGCGGAATTGCCCTCGGCGCGCGCGCCGCTGTCGCGCCCCGACGTGGATGTGAAGGCGGGCGACGTGATCACGGCCGTCAACGGCAAGGACGTGCTGGCCGCGCGCGATATCAGCGACCTGCTGCTGAACCAGGCCGACAAGCAGGTCTTGTTGCAGGTCAAACGGGGGAATGGCAAGGGCGCGCCGCGCGCCGTCATCGTCACGCCCGTCAACATGGCGAAACAGACGGCGCTGCGCTATGGCGACTGGGAATTGAGCCGCGCCGAGCAGGTGGCGGCCGCTTCGCAGGGGCGCATCGGCTACCTGCACCTGCGCGCCATGGGCCCGAATGACATCGCCTCGTTCGCGCGCGATTTTTACGCCAACATCAACCGCGAAGGTCTGATCATCGACGTGCGGCGCAATAACGGCGGCAATATCGACAGCTGGATCATTGAAAAACTGCTGCGCAAGGCCTGGGCCTACTGGGCGCCGCCGGGCGTGCAGCCATCGTCGAACATGCAGAACACCTTCCGCGGCCACCTGGTGGTGCTGGTCGATGAACTCACGTATTCGGATGGCGAGACCTTTGCCGCCGGCGTCAAGGCCCTGGGCCTGGCGCCGCTGGTGGGCAAGCGCACGGCCGGCGCCGGCGTCTGGCTCAGCGACAATACGCGCCTGGCGGATAACGGCATGGCGCGCGTGGCGGAAAACGGCCAGTTCGGCATCGATGGCCAGTGGCTGATCGAAGGCGTGGGCGTGGTGCCGGACGTGGAGGTGGAAAACCCGCCGCACGCCACCTTCAATGGCGCCGACCGCCAGCTGGAAGTGGCGCTCGACATGCTGGCGAAAAAGCTCAAGGAGCAGCCGCGCCCCGCATTCCAGGCGCAGCCGATCCCCGCGTTGAAATAGTCCTGCTACAGGCCGCAGGCGGCCTTGAACTGTTGCGCGCGGCGGCGCGAGACCTCGACCACGCTGCCGTCCAGCAGGTGCAGGTCGAGGCCATCGGCGCCGTTCGGTGACAGCTGCGCCACCTGCGCCAGGTTGACGATCTGGCGCCGGTTGGCGCGCAGGAACAGGGCGGGATCGAGTTTTTCTTCCAGCTGGTTCAGGGTGCGCAGCATCAGCGGACGCTGTTCGCCGAAATGCACGCGCGTGTAGTTGCCTTCCGATTCCAGCAGGCGGATATCGTCAAACGCCACAAACCAGCAGCGTTCCCCATCCTTGATGAAGACCTTGCGCGGCGCAGGCGGCGGCACGGCTTGCGCCCGTGCGCCGGCACGCGCCAGCGCCGTGGCCAGGCGCGCCGCCTGCACGGGTTTTTGCAGGTAGTCGAGGGCGCTGACCTCGAATGCCTGCAGCGCATACTGGTCGAAGGCCGTGCAAAAGATGACGTCGGGCGCATCGTCCAGCGCGGCCAGCAGGTCGAAGCCGGAGCCGCCCGGCATCTGCACGTCGAGCAGCAGCAGGTCGGGGCGCAGCTTGCCGATCTGCGTGATGGCGTCGGCCGCGCTGGCCGCCTCGCCCACGATTTCCACGGCACCTTGCTGCACATGCGGCGCCAGCAGGCGCCGCAGCTCGGCGCGCGCCAGGCGCTCGTCATCGACCAGCAGTATCTTGAGCGGCTGGCCGTTCATGCCAGCTCCGGCAAGTGGATGGTGGCGTATACCCAGCCGGCCTGTTCGCACAGTTCCAGGCTGGCGCGCTCGCCGCAGGCCAGCTGCAGGCGCTGGCGCGCATTGTGCAGGCCGATGCCGGTGGAGCCGGACGCGCTGCGCAGCCTGCCCGTGTTGGCGACCTCGATCTGCAGCGTATCCATGCCAGCGCCGCGCCGCGCCGCGATGCGGATGTCGCCGCCCTCGGCACTCGCTTCGACGCCATATTTGACGGCATTTTCCACCAGCGTTTGCAAGGCCATGGGCGGCACGCGCACGAGCTCCAGGCCGGGGGCGATGTCGAAGCTGACGCGCAGGCGTTCCTCGAAGCGACTCTGTTCGATGGCCAGGTAGGCGCGCACGGCCTCCAGTTCTGCCGCCAGCGGCACGGTGGCGTGCTGGCTGGACTGCAGCGCATGGCGCATTAGGTTGGCCAGCTGGTCGATCATGCGCGCGGCCGCTTCGCGGTCTTCGAAGATCAGCGCGCGCACGCTATTGAGGCTGTTGAAGAAAAAATGCGGATTGACTTGCGCCTGCAGGGCACGCAACTGGGCATCCTTGGCCAGCACTTCCAGGCGCAGCGCCTCGGCCTCGAAACGGCTGGCGCGGCGCAGCGACAGCGCGGTGAAGTAGAACACCGTCCAGGTCAGGAATACCCCGAACCAGAACAGCAGCGCGCCGGGCAGCCAGGCGATGCCGCGGATGGTGTCCGGCGGATACATGACGTGGAAGGCGGCCGTCACGCTGGCCGTCTGGATGGCGGCCAGCACGATCAGCGACGGCACGATGCGCTGCCAGCGCAAGCCGTTCGCCGCCCAGCCGCGCCGGCGCAGGACGCCATGCCACAGGTGCGACAGCAGCAGCCCGCCCAGCGAGCCCCAGCTGGCAATCGTCACGACGATGCGCAGCTGCGTGGAGCCGCCATACACGCTGTTGAACAGGGTGAGCGCGCCCCAGCCGGCCAGCTGGAAGGTCCAGTACCAGTTGATCCTGGCCAGCAGCGGCGGCCGATGCAAGGGTGCGTTCATCGCCTAGTCCAGGAACTGTTCGATGCGCGCCTGCATCCAGTCCGGCTGGTCGTACATGATGAAGTGGCGCGCCGTGTCGGCCAGCGCGACTTTTACGCCGGGCAGCTGGGCATACTGCTGCTGGAAGGTCGCTTCGATGGCGGCGCGCGGCGCATAGTCCTTGTAGGCGATCCAGGTACCCAGCACCAGGGTTGGCGATTTTATTTTCGCCACGTCCTGGCGCAGGTCGCTGGCCACCAGGGTGCCCATGGCCTTGATCACCGTCTCGCGGTCCGAGCGCTGGCCCCAGCCGATGATGCGCTCCACGTCGGCCGGCGCGCTGGCCATGCTGCTTACCGTGCGGCGCTGGCTGGCGGCGTAGGTGGTCCCATCCTGCGCGCGCATGGCCGATTGCATCTGCGCGGCCATGGCTTGCAGCTGCGGCGGCGTGATGGAGGGCAGCTGCGTCGCGCCCAGCGCCGGCAGCGAGTCGACGATCACCAGCTTGCCCGTTTGGTCAGGATGGTCGATGGCCATTTTCAACGCCAGGAAGCCGCCCAGGCTATGCCCGATGATGGCCGGCTGGCCCAGTTTTTGGGTGCCGATGTAGTCGGCCAGTTGTTGCTCGGCCTGCGCCAGCAAGTCGCCCTCGATGGGCGCCACGCCGGCAAAGCCGGCCAGTGTCAGCACGTGGCATTGGCGTGCGGCTTGCGGGCCGCACAGGCGCGCCACCGTGCCTTGCCAGACTTCGCCGGAAGACGCCAGGCCGGGAATCAGGACCAGGGGACGGCCTTGTCCTGTGACCTCGACCTTGAATGCCGTGGGCGCGGCGGCCTGGCTGGCGCCTGCCAGCAGCGCCGTACTGAGCAAGATCAATGTTTGCAGTGT
This genomic interval carries:
- a CDS encoding LytR/AlgR family response regulator transcription factor, translated to MNGQPLKILLVDDERLARAELRRLLAPHVQQGAVEIVGEAASAADAITQIGKLRPDLLLLDVQMPGGSGFDLLAALDDAPDVIFCTAFDQYALQAFEVSALDYLQKPVQAARLATALARAGARAQAVPPPAPRKVFIKDGERCWFVAFDDIRLLESEGNYTRVHFGEQRPLMLRTLNQLEEKLDPALFLRANRRQIVNLAQVAQLSPNGADGLDLHLLDGSVVEVSRRRAQQFKAACGL
- a CDS encoding sensor histidine kinase yields the protein MNAPLHRPPLLARINWYWTFQLAGWGALTLFNSVYGGSTQLRIVVTIASWGSLGGLLLSHLWHGVLRRRGWAANGLRWQRIVPSLIVLAAIQTASVTAAFHVMYPPDTIRGIAWLPGALLFWFGVFLTWTVFYFTALSLRRASRFEAEALRLEVLAKDAQLRALQAQVNPHFFFNSLNSVRALIFEDREAAARMIDQLANLMRHALQSSQHATVPLAAELEAVRAYLAIEQSRFEERLRVSFDIAPGLELVRVPPMALQTLVENAVKYGVEASAEGGDIRIAARRGAGMDTLQIEVANTGRLRSASGSTGIGLHNARQRLQLACGERASLELCEQAGWVYATIHLPELA
- a CDS encoding alpha/beta fold hydrolase, translating into MKQTLQTLILLSTALLAGASQAAAPTAFKVEVTGQGRPLVLIPGLASSGEVWQGTVARLCGPQAARQCHVLTLAGFAGVAPIEGDLLAQAEQQLADYIGTQKLGQPAIIGHSLGGFLALKMAIDHPDQTGKLVIVDSLPALGATQLPSITPPQLQAMAAQMQSAMRAQDGTTYAASQRRTVSSMASAPADVERIIGWGQRSDRETVIKAMGTLVASDLRQDVAKIKSPTLVLGTWIAYKDYAPRAAIEATFQQQYAQLPGVKVALADTARHFIMYDQPDWMQARIEQFLD
- a CDS encoding S41 family peptidase, whose amino-acid sequence is MKISRNLSLLLLSAGLLGNATAASSPASSYFRFPAVRGDTVVFTAEGDLWKSSVRGGAAQRLTTHPGYETNAAISHDGQWIAFSAAYEGAQEAYVMPLAGGLPRRISYDNGGVLVLGWTAQGEVLVSTQNTDGPASRRIVAAIDPVKQTRRVFPVADANDAVLDDAGKTLFFTRFGLAMTNDNVRNYRGGAHATLWRYELGGKDEAVRMHAEPAVLAGNNKRPMWWQGRVYYISDAGGSDNLWSMLPDGSDRRALTTHKQWDVRNASLGDGKIVYQLGADLQVLDLAAGTDSSPLPISLVSDFDQQRARQIRSPLDTLSNVQLSGKDERIILTARGRVSIAGTGSMRRVDIAIPEGARARDAVFSSDEKSVFAIVDTSGENEIWRYAADGSGKGEQLTTQGDNHRWKLYPSPDGRWLAHTDKKGRFWLLDLATRGNQLIDDAGKAGVDKHDEVQWSPDSRNLAIVRVASNEQREQIGLYNLASKQLQFVTSDRYTSGSPVFSPDGRWLYFMSARNFQLANGSPWGDRNMGPVFDKRIGVYALALQPGNRFPFQPDDELSRPGVKPAETDDEKAAELAAEKALEKAGGKGAVKKVAAALPAIVSQGLAERLYEVPLAAGNYSALAADDKRLYFLERDSGENKSSLKTLAIGNTGSKPELLVANVREFDLAQDKKHLYYRTAAATGPGEMLVIEAGAKLPSDLSKAKVKVDDWTFVSNPRLEWKQMFNDAWRLHRDFLYDAKMRGVNWKAARDKYAPLVERVTDRAELNDLLGMMVAEVGALHSQIRPGELRRTEQEGTPAGLGAVLARTSDGYRVEHVYRSEAELPSARAPLSRPDVDVKAGDVITAVNGKDVLAARDISDLLLNQADKQVLLQVKRGNGKGAPRAVIVTPVNMAKQTALRYGDWELSRAEQVAAASQGRIGYLHLRAMGPNDIASFARDFYANINREGLIIDVRRNNGGNIDSWIIEKLLRKAWAYWAPPGVQPSSNMQNTFRGHLVVLVDELTYSDGETFAAGVKALGLAPLVGKRTAGAGVWLSDNTRLADNGMARVAENGQFGIDGQWLIEGVGVVPDVEVENPPHATFNGADRQLEVALDMLAKKLKEQPRPAFQAQPIPALK